In a genomic window of Demequina muriae:
- the rplP gene encoding 50S ribosomal protein L16, translated as MLIPRRVKHRKQHHPGRSGAAKGGTEVSFGDYGIQALEPAYVTNRQIEAARIAMTRHIKRGGKVWINIYPDRPLTKKPAEVRMGSGKGSPEWWVANVKPGRVLFELAGVDESLAREALRRAQHKLPMKTRFVTREGGDI; from the coding sequence ATGCTGATTCCCCGTCGTGTCAAGCACCGCAAGCAGCACCACCCGGGTCGCTCGGGCGCTGCCAAGGGCGGCACCGAGGTCTCGTTCGGCGACTACGGCATTCAGGCTCTCGAGCCCGCCTACGTCACGAACCGTCAGATCGAGGCCGCTCGTATCGCGATGACCCGTCACATCAAGCGTGGTGGAAAGGTGTGGATCAACATCTACCCCGACCGCCCGCTGACGAAGAAGCCTGCCGAGGTCCGCATGGGCTCCGGTAAGGGTTCGCCCGAGTGGTGGGTCGCCAACGTCAAGCCCGGACGCGTGCTGTTCGAGCTTGCCGGCGTCGACGAGAGCCTCGCCCGCGAGGCGCTGCGTCGTGCCCAGCACAAGCTGCCCATGAAGACCCGCTTCGTAACCCGTGAGGGTGGTGACATCTGA
- the rplC gene encoding 50S ribosomal protein L3, translated as MTTTSNAQRTTRALLGTKLGMTQVWDDEGRVVPVTVVQVDTNVVTQVRNVERDGYEAVQLAFGTVDPRRVTAPLKGHFEAAGVTPRRHVAEVRTADAADFSLGQELTAEVFEAGQKVDVTGTTKGKGTAGVMKRHGFHGVGASHGAHRNHRKAGSIGGASTPSRVFRGIKMAGRMGNDRKTVQNLTVHSIDADKGLLLLKGAVPGTKGGVVLIRSAAKGA; from the coding sequence ATGACCACGACTTCCAATGCCCAGCGCACTACGCGTGCGCTGCTTGGTACGAAGCTGGGCATGACGCAGGTGTGGGATGACGAGGGCCGTGTTGTGCCCGTGACCGTCGTCCAGGTCGACACCAACGTCGTGACCCAGGTGCGCAACGTCGAGCGGGATGGCTACGAAGCCGTCCAGCTGGCGTTCGGCACCGTTGACCCCCGCCGCGTCACCGCACCCCTCAAGGGCCACTTCGAGGCTGCCGGCGTCACGCCGCGTCGCCACGTGGCCGAGGTGCGCACCGCGGACGCCGCCGACTTCTCGCTGGGCCAGGAGCTCACTGCTGAGGTGTTCGAAGCGGGCCAGAAGGTCGACGTGACCGGCACCACCAAGGGCAAGGGCACCGCCGGTGTGATGAAGCGTCACGGCTTCCACGGCGTCGGCGCATCCCACGGTGCTCACCGCAACCACCGCAAGGCCGGATCGATCGGTGGCGCATCGACGCCGTCGCGCGTCTTCCGCGGCATCAAGATGGCCGGCCGCATGGGTAACGACCGCAAGACGGTCCAGAACCTGACTGTCCACTCCATCGACGCCGACAAGGGCCTGCTGCTCCTCAAGGGCGCGGTTCCCGGCACCAAGGGCGGCGTCGTGCTGATCCGCTCCGCAGCGAAGGGTGCGTGA
- the rplV gene encoding 50S ribosomal protein L22 codes for MEAKAQTRYVRVTAQKARRVVDLVRGKNAVEAISTLKFQPQAVAEDVRKLVASAVANARVKAEAAGERFDESELVITAITVDEGPTMKRIRPRAQGRANRILKRTSHMSVTVATPEGAVKEGAK; via the coding sequence ATGGAAGCCAAGGCGCAGACGCGATACGTTCGCGTGACCGCCCAGAAGGCTCGCCGTGTCGTGGACCTGGTGCGTGGCAAGAACGCCGTTGAGGCGATCTCCACGCTCAAGTTCCAGCCGCAGGCTGTCGCCGAGGACGTGCGCAAGCTCGTCGCCTCGGCCGTGGCCAACGCACGCGTCAAGGCAGAGGCTGCTGGTGAGCGTTTCGACGAGTCTGAGCTCGTGATCACCGCGATCACGGTCGACGAGGGCCCGACGATGAAGCGCATCCGCCCGCGTGCCCAGGGGCGTGCGAACCGCATTCTCAAGCGCACGAGCCACATGTCCGTGACCGTGGCCACCCCTGAGGGTGCCGTGAAGGAAGGGGCCAAGTAA
- the rpsJ gene encoding 30S ribosomal protein S10, with product MAGQKIRIRLKSYDHEVIDSSARKIVETVTRAGASVVGPVPLPTEKNVFCVIRSPHKYKDSREHFEMRTHKRLIDIVDPTPKAVDSLMRLDLPADVNIEIKL from the coding sequence ATGGCGGGACAGAAGATCCGCATTCGGCTGAAGAGCTATGACCACGAGGTCATCGACTCCTCGGCCCGAAAGATCGTCGAGACGGTCACGCGCGCCGGCGCGTCGGTGGTCGGCCCCGTGCCGCTTCCGACGGAGAAGAACGTGTTCTGCGTGATTCGTTCGCCGCACAAGTACAAGGACTCCCGCGAGCACTTCGAGATGCGCACCCACAAGCGCCTCATCGACATCGTGGACCCGACGCCGAAGGCCGTCGACTCGCTCATGCGACTCGACCTGCCTGCGGACGTCAACATCGAGATCAAGCTCTAA
- the tuf gene encoding elongation factor Tu, with translation MAKAKFERTKPHVNIGTIGHVDHGKTTLTAAISKVLHDQYPDLNPFTPFEDIDKAPEERERGITINIAHIEYQTEKRHYAHVDAPGHADYIKNMITGAAQMDGAILVVAATDGPMAQTREHVLLAKQVGVPYLLVALNKSDMVDDEEILDLVEMEVRELLSSQGFDGDNAPVVKVSALKALEGDEKWAKSVADLMEAVDENVPEPVRDMDKPFLMPIEDVFTITGRGTVVTGKVERGKLAINSDVEILGIRDPQKTTVTGIEMFHKQMDEAWAGENCGLLLRGTKREDVERGQVVVAPGTTTPHTNFEGKVYILNKDEGGRHNPFYTNYRPQFYIRTTDVTGVITLPEGTDMVMPGDTTEMSVELIQPIALEEGQGFAIREGGRTVGSGTVTKITK, from the coding sequence ATGGCTAAGGCCAAGTTCGAGCGGACCAAGCCGCACGTCAACATCGGAACCATCGGTCACGTCGACCACGGCAAGACGACGCTGACTGCCGCGATCTCGAAGGTGCTGCACGACCAGTACCCCGACCTCAACCCCTTCACGCCTTTCGAGGACATCGACAAGGCGCCCGAAGAGCGCGAGCGCGGCATCACGATCAACATTGCTCACATCGAGTACCAGACCGAGAAGCGCCACTACGCGCACGTTGACGCCCCTGGTCACGCCGACTACATCAAGAACATGATCACCGGTGCCGCCCAGATGGACGGCGCGATCCTGGTGGTCGCGGCGACCGACGGCCCGATGGCCCAGACGCGCGAGCACGTGCTGCTCGCGAAGCAGGTCGGCGTGCCGTACCTGCTCGTCGCGCTCAACAAGTCGGACATGGTCGACGACGAGGAGATCCTGGACCTCGTCGAGATGGAGGTCCGCGAACTGCTGTCCTCGCAGGGCTTCGACGGCGACAACGCTCCCGTGGTCAAGGTCTCGGCGCTCAAGGCGCTCGAGGGCGACGAGAAGTGGGCCAAGTCCGTTGCGGACCTCATGGAGGCCGTGGACGAGAACGTCCCCGAGCCCGTCCGCGACATGGACAAGCCGTTCCTGATGCCCATCGAGGACGTCTTCACGATCACCGGTCGTGGCACCGTCGTCACCGGCAAGGTGGAGCGCGGCAAGCTCGCGATCAACTCGGACGTCGAGATCCTCGGCATCCGCGACCCGCAGAAGACCACGGTCACCGGTATCGAGATGTTCCACAAGCAGATGGACGAGGCGTGGGCCGGCGAGAACTGTGGTCTGCTGCTTCGTGGCACCAAGCGCGAGGACGTCGAGCGCGGCCAGGTCGTGGTTGCCCCCGGCACCACCACCCCGCACACCAACTTCGAGGGCAAGGTCTACATCCTCAACAAGGATGAGGGTGGACGCCACAACCCCTTCTACACGAACTACCGCCCGCAGTTCTACATCCGCACCACGGATGTGACCGGCGTGATCACGCTGCCCGAGGGCACCGACATGGTCATGCCTGGCGACACCACTGAGATGTCGGTCGAGCTGATTCAGCCGATCGCCCTCGAAGAGGGTCAGGGCTTCGCGATTCGTGAGGGTGGCCGGACCGTCGGTTCAGGCACCGTCACCAAGATCACCAAGTAG
- the rpsC gene encoding 30S ribosomal protein S3, which translates to MGQKINPHGYRLGITTDHRSRWFADSSKVGERYRDYVDEDVKIRKLMSKGLERAGVSKVEIERTRERVRVDLHTARPGIVIGRRGAEADKLRGNLEKLTGKQVQLNILEVKNAEMDAQLVAQGIAEQLTSRVAFRRAMRKGIQSSLRAGAKGIRVQCSGRLGGAEMSRSEFYREGRVPLHTLRANIDYGFFEARTTFGQIGVKVWIYKGDMTEKEWAAEQAKAPRPQRGRGRDARGPRRDGPPRQSADAPKADAPAAAEAPKADAGKEG; encoded by the coding sequence ATGGGTCAGAAGATCAATCCGCACGGCTACCGCCTGGGAATCACCACCGACCACCGCTCGCGCTGGTTCGCCGACTCGAGCAAGGTCGGCGAGCGCTACCGCGACTACGTGGACGAGGACGTCAAGATCCGCAAGCTCATGTCCAAGGGACTCGAGCGCGCGGGCGTGTCCAAGGTCGAGATCGAGCGCACCCGAGAGCGCGTGCGTGTGGACCTCCACACCGCCCGTCCCGGCATCGTGATCGGCCGTCGCGGCGCGGAGGCAGACAAGCTTCGCGGCAACCTCGAGAAGCTGACGGGCAAGCAGGTCCAGCTCAACATCCTCGAGGTGAAGAACGCCGAGATGGACGCTCAGCTGGTGGCCCAGGGCATCGCCGAGCAGCTCACCTCTCGAGTCGCGTTCCGCCGTGCCATGCGCAAGGGCATCCAGTCGTCGCTGCGTGCCGGCGCCAAGGGCATCCGTGTCCAGTGCTCCGGTCGCCTCGGCGGCGCGGAGATGTCGCGTTCCGAGTTCTACCGCGAGGGCCGTGTGCCGCTGCACACGCTGCGCGCGAACATCGACTATGGCTTCTTCGAGGCCCGCACCACGTTCGGCCAGATCGGCGTGAAGGTGTGGATCTACAAGGGCGACATGACGGAGAAGGAGTGGGCCGCCGAGCAGGCGAAGGCTCCTCGTCCGCAGCGCGGCCGTGGCCGCGATGCGCGCGGTCCCCGTCGTGACGGTCCCCCCCGTCAGTCCGCCGACGCCCCCAAGGCTGACGCGCCTGCCGCTGCTGAGGCCCCCAAGGCCGATGCAGGGAAGGAAGGCTAA
- the fusA gene encoding elongation factor G, whose product MAQDVLTDLTKVRNIGIMAHIDAGKTTTTERILFYTGVNYKIGETHDGASTTDWMEQEQERGITITSAAVTCFWADNQINIIDTPGHVDFTVEVERSLRVLDGAVAVFDGKEGVEPQSETVWRQADKYDVPRICFVNKMDKLGADFYFTVETIIKRLGAKPLVIQLPIGAENDFVGIVDLVEMNAKVWPGDSKGDVTMGATYETTEIPADLKDKADEYRAALLESVAESDEVLFEKYLGGEEITVAEIKAAIRKMTVASEIYPVLCGSAFKNRGVQPMLDAVIDYLPGPLDVPAIQGHDVKDPEKIIERHADATEPFAALAFKVVSHPFFGRLTYVRVYSGHLENGAQIINSTKGKKERIGKLFQMHANKENPVETIHAGHIYAVIGLKDTTTGDTLCNPEHQVVLESMTFPEPVIDVAIEPKTKGDQEKLSLAIQKLAEEDPTFRVRLDDETGQTVIGGMGELHLDILVDRMRREFKVDANVGKPQVAYRETIRKTVAKYDYTHKKQTGGSGQFAKVQISLEPLEADSEVQYEFKNAVTGGRIPREYIPSVDAGMQAAMELGIQAGYPVVGVRATLLDGQYHDVDSSEMAFKIAGSMAFKEASRLAKPVLLEPMMAVEVRTPEEYMGEVIGDINSRRGQIRQMSDAAGVKVIDALVPLSEMFGYVGDLRSKTSGRAVYSMSFDSYAEVPKAVAEEIIAKTRGE is encoded by the coding sequence GTGGCACAGGACGTGCTCACGGACCTGACGAAGGTCCGCAACATCGGCATCATGGCTCACATCGATGCCGGCAAGACCACTACGACCGAGCGCATCCTGTTCTACACGGGTGTCAACTACAAGATCGGCGAGACCCACGACGGCGCCTCGACGACTGACTGGATGGAGCAGGAGCAGGAGCGCGGCATCACCATCACGTCCGCCGCGGTCACGTGCTTCTGGGCCGACAACCAGATCAACATCATCGACACCCCTGGCCACGTGGACTTCACCGTCGAGGTCGAGCGCTCGCTGCGCGTCCTCGACGGCGCGGTCGCGGTCTTCGACGGCAAGGAAGGCGTGGAGCCCCAGTCCGAGACTGTGTGGCGCCAGGCCGACAAGTACGACGTTCCCCGCATCTGCTTCGTCAACAAGATGGACAAGCTGGGCGCGGACTTCTACTTCACCGTCGAGACCATCATCAAGCGCCTCGGTGCCAAGCCGCTGGTCATCCAGCTGCCCATCGGCGCCGAGAACGACTTCGTCGGCATCGTCGACCTGGTCGAGATGAACGCCAAGGTGTGGCCCGGCGACTCGAAGGGTGACGTCACCATGGGCGCCACCTACGAGACCACCGAGATCCCGGCGGACCTCAAGGACAAGGCCGACGAGTACCGTGCGGCCCTCCTTGAGAGCGTCGCCGAGTCGGACGAGGTGCTCTTCGAGAAGTACCTCGGCGGCGAGGAGATCACGGTCGCGGAGATCAAGGCGGCGATCCGCAAGATGACGGTCGCCTCCGAGATCTACCCGGTGCTGTGCGGCTCCGCGTTCAAGAACCGTGGCGTGCAGCCGATGCTCGACGCCGTCATCGACTACCTGCCGGGGCCGCTCGACGTTCCCGCCATCCAGGGCCACGACGTCAAGGACCCGGAGAAGATCATCGAGCGCCACGCCGACGCGACGGAGCCGTTCGCGGCTCTTGCGTTCAAGGTGGTCTCCCACCCGTTCTTCGGTCGCCTCACGTACGTCCGCGTCTACTCGGGTCACCTCGAGAACGGCGCTCAGATCATCAACTCGACCAAGGGCAAGAAGGAGCGCATCGGGAAGCTGTTCCAGATGCACGCCAACAAGGAGAACCCTGTCGAGACGATCCACGCCGGCCACATCTACGCGGTGATCGGCCTCAAGGACACGACGACGGGCGACACCCTGTGCAACCCGGAGCACCAGGTCGTGCTCGAGTCGATGACCTTCCCCGAGCCCGTGATCGACGTGGCGATCGAGCCCAAGACCAAGGGTGACCAGGAGAAGCTGTCGCTCGCGATCCAGAAGCTCGCGGAGGAGGACCCCACCTTCCGCGTCCGCCTGGACGACGAGACCGGCCAGACCGTCATCGGCGGCATGGGCGAGCTTCACCTCGACATCCTCGTGGATCGCATGAGGCGCGAGTTCAAGGTCGACGCCAACGTCGGCAAGCCGCAGGTGGCGTACCGCGAGACGATTCGCAAGACGGTCGCGAAGTACGACTACACCCACAAGAAGCAGACCGGTGGTTCCGGCCAGTTCGCGAAGGTGCAGATCTCGCTCGAGCCCCTCGAGGCCGACTCCGAGGTCCAGTACGAGTTCAAGAACGCCGTGACCGGTGGACGCATCCCGCGGGAGTACATCCCGTCGGTCGACGCCGGCATGCAGGCCGCCATGGAGCTCGGCATCCAGGCCGGCTACCCGGTCGTGGGCGTGCGCGCCACGCTGCTCGATGGCCAGTACCACGACGTCGACTCCTCGGAGATGGCGTTCAAGATTGCCGGTTCGATGGCCTTCAAGGAGGCCTCGAGGCTGGCGAAGCCCGTTCTGCTCGAGCCGATGATGGCCGTTGAGGTCCGCACGCCCGAGGAGTACATGGGCGAGGTCATCGGCGACATCAACTCGCGCCGCGGTCAGATCCGTCAGATGTCCGACGCCGCTGGCGTCAAGGTCATCGACGCGCTCGTGCCGCTGTCCGAGATGTTCGGCTACGTCGGCGACCTGCGGTCCAAGACGTCGGGCCGAGCGGTGTATTCGATGTCGTTCGACAGCTACGCGGAGGTCCCCAAGGCAGTCGCCGAGGAGATCATCGCGAAGACCCGGGGCGAGTAG
- the rpsS gene encoding 30S ribosomal protein S19, giving the protein MPRSLKKGPFVDDHLQKKVDAQNEAGTKNVIKTWSRRSVITPDFLGHTFAVHDGRKHVPVFVTEAMVGHKLGEFAPTRTFRGHVKDDRKGRR; this is encoded by the coding sequence ATGCCACGCAGTCTGAAGAAGGGCCCCTTCGTCGACGACCACCTGCAGAAGAAGGTGGACGCCCAGAACGAGGCGGGAACGAAGAACGTCATCAAGACCTGGTCGCGCCGCAGCGTGATCACCCCGGATTTCCTGGGACACACCTTTGCCGTGCACGACGGGCGCAAGCACGTTCCCGTCTTCGTGACTGAGGCGATGGTCGGGCACAAGCTCGGCGAGTTCGCTCCCACGCGCACGTTCAGGGGCCACGTGAAGGACGACCGCAAGGGCCGCCGCTAA
- the rpsG gene encoding 30S ribosomal protein S7: MPRKGPAPKRPVINDPVHGAIVVTQLINKVLLDGKKSTAEAIVYGALAGVGEKSGQDPVVVLKRALENIRPALEVRSRRVGGATYQVPVDVRPVRSTTLALRWLVDFSRARREKTMTERLMNEILDASNGLGAAVKRREDMHKMAESNKAFAHYRW, translated from the coding sequence ATGCCTCGCAAGGGACCGGCGCCCAAGCGGCCCGTCATCAACGACCCGGTGCACGGCGCGATCGTCGTCACCCAGCTCATCAACAAGGTGCTGCTCGACGGCAAGAAGTCGACCGCAGAGGCCATCGTGTATGGCGCCCTCGCGGGCGTCGGCGAGAAGTCGGGACAGGACCCGGTGGTCGTGCTCAAGCGCGCACTGGAGAACATCCGCCCGGCGCTCGAGGTCCGCAGCCGTCGCGTCGGTGGTGCCACCTATCAGGTGCCCGTCGACGTGCGTCCTGTGCGTTCGACCACGCTCGCCCTCCGCTGGCTGGTGGACTTCTCGCGTGCACGTCGCGAGAAGACCATGACGGAGCGCCTCATGAACGAGATCCTCGACGCATCGAACGGCCTTGGCGCCGCGGTGAAGCGTCGCGAGGACATGCACAAGATGGCCGAGTCGAACAAGGCGTTCGCGCACTACCGCTGGTAG
- the rplD gene encoding 50S ribosomal protein L4, with translation MAETQTVDVTDAAGKKTGTADLPAEVFNVVTNIPLIHQVVVAQRAAARQGTHSTKTRGEVSGGGRKPYKQKGTGRARQGSIRAPQFAGGGIVHGPQPRDYSQRTPKKMKAAALRGALSDRARAGRVHVLDGFVSGDAPSTKTALAAISLATSGRSALVVLERADEVSWKSLRNAAGIHVLAVDQLNTYDVLVSDDLVFTSGSLEAFLAGPAQGKSATAVATESEA, from the coding sequence ATGGCTGAGACCCAGACCGTCGACGTCACCGACGCCGCAGGCAAGAAGACCGGCACTGCCGATCTGCCCGCCGAGGTGTTCAACGTCGTCACCAACATCCCGCTGATCCACCAGGTCGTCGTGGCGCAGCGCGCCGCCGCTCGTCAGGGCACGCACTCGACCAAGACCCGAGGCGAAGTCTCGGGTGGTGGTCGCAAGCCTTACAAGCAGAAGGGCACCGGCCGCGCCCGTCAGGGCTCGATCCGCGCTCCCCAGTTCGCTGGTGGTGGCATCGTGCACGGCCCGCAGCCGCGTGACTACTCGCAGCGCACCCCCAAGAAGATGAAGGCTGCTGCTCTGCGCGGCGCCCTGTCCGACCGGGCTCGCGCTGGCCGCGTGCACGTGCTGGACGGCTTCGTGTCCGGGGACGCCCCGTCCACCAAGACCGCTCTCGCGGCGATCTCCCTCGCGACCTCGGGTCGCAGCGCGCTCGTCGTGCTGGAGCGCGCCGACGAGGTGTCGTGGAAGTCGCTGCGGAACGCGGCAGGCATTCACGTGCTCGCCGTCGACCAGCTCAACACCTACGACGTGCTCGTGAGCGACGACCTCGTCTTCACGTCGGGCTCCCTCGAGGCCTTCCTCGCGGGCCCGGCCCAGGGCAAGTCGGCGACTGCTGTCGCCACCGAGTCCGAGGCGTAA
- the rplB gene encoding 50S ribosomal protein L2 — MAIRKYKPTTPGRRGSSVADFAEVTRSQPEKSLTRPLHKKGGRNNTGRITTRHQGGGHKRAYRVIDFRRHDKDGVPATVAHIEYDPNRTARIALLHYADGEKRYIIAPDRLSQGAAVEAGADADIKPGNNLPLRNIPVGTVVHAIELKPGGGAKIARSAGASVQLVAKEGRFAQLRMPSGEIRNVDARCRATVGEVGNAEQSNINWGKAGRNRWKGKRPTVRGVVMNPVDHPHGGGEGKTSGGRHPVSPWGKPEGRTRTPGKESDKLIVRRRRTGKNKR; from the coding sequence ATGGCTATTCGTAAGTACAAGCCGACAACGCCGGGCCGTCGTGGCTCGTCCGTTGCCGACTTCGCCGAGGTCACCCGTTCGCAGCCGGAGAAGTCGCTGACGCGTCCGCTGCACAAGAAGGGTGGCCGGAACAACACCGGTCGCATCACCACCCGTCACCAGGGTGGTGGCCACAAGCGCGCCTACCGCGTGATCGACTTCCGTCGTCACGACAAGGACGGCGTTCCCGCGACGGTCGCTCACATCGAGTACGACCCCAACCGCACGGCACGCATCGCGCTGCTGCACTACGCGGATGGCGAGAAGCGCTACATCATCGCGCCGGACCGCCTCTCGCAGGGTGCGGCCGTCGAGGCCGGTGCCGACGCGGACATCAAGCCCGGCAACAACCTGCCTCTGCGCAACATCCCGGTCGGTACGGTCGTTCACGCGATCGAGCTGAAGCCGGGCGGCGGCGCCAAGATCGCTCGCTCTGCGGGCGCGTCGGTGCAGCTGGTTGCCAAGGAGGGCCGCTTCGCGCAGCTGCGCATGCCCTCCGGCGAGATCCGCAACGTCGACGCGCGCTGCCGCGCGACCGTCGGCGAGGTGGGCAACGCCGAGCAGTCCAACATCAACTGGGGCAAGGCAGGCCGCAACCGTTGGAAGGGCAAGCGCCCGACCGTCCGCGGTGTCGTCATGAACCCGGTCGACCACCCGCATGGTGGCGGTGAGGGCAAGACCTCGGGTGGACGTCACCCGGTCTCGCCGTGGGGCAAGCCCGAGGGGCGCACGCGCACCCCGGGCAAGGAGTCCGACAAGCTCATCGTCCGCCGCCGTCGTACTGGCAAGAACAAGCGTTAA
- the rpsL gene encoding 30S ribosomal protein S12: MPTIQQLVRKGRHPKASKTKTPALKSSPQRRGVCTRVYTTTPKKPNSALRKVARVRLSTGIEVTAYIPGEGHNLQEHSIVLVRGGRVKDLPGVRYKIVRGSLDTQGVKGRQQARSRYGAKREKK; encoded by the coding sequence GTGCCTACGATTCAGCAGCTGGTCAGGAAAGGCCGGCACCCCAAGGCCAGCAAGACCAAGACGCCGGCGCTCAAGTCGAGCCCTCAGCGGCGCGGCGTGTGCACCCGTGTCTATACCACGACGCCCAAGAAGCCGAACTCGGCTCTTCGCAAGGTCGCCCGCGTGCGCCTGTCCACGGGTATCGAGGTCACGGCCTACATCCCCGGTGAGGGCCACAACCTGCAGGAGCACTCGATCGTGCTCGTGCGCGGCGGCCGTGTGAAGGACCTTCCCGGTGTTCGCTACAAGATCGTTCGCGGCTCGCTCGACACGCAGGGCGTGAAGGGCCGCCAGCAGGCTCGCAGCCGTTACGGCGCGAAGAGGGAGAAGAAGTAA
- the rpmC gene encoding 50S ribosomal protein L29, producing the protein MAIGTKSLMPTELDAMENESLAEELKKAKEELFNLRFQSATGQLENHGRLKAVKRDIARIYTILRERELGIRTAPSASAE; encoded by the coding sequence ATGGCTATCGGTACCAAGTCCCTCATGCCGACCGAACTGGACGCCATGGAGAACGAGAGCCTCGCCGAGGAGCTCAAGAAGGCCAAGGAAGAGCTGTTCAACCTGCGCTTCCAGTCGGCGACGGGCCAGCTCGAGAACCATGGTCGCCTCAAGGCGGTCAAGCGAGACATCGCCCGCATCTACACGATCCTGCGCGAGCGCGAGCTCGGCATCCGGACGGCGCCGTCGGCGTCGGCCGAGTAA
- the rplW gene encoding 50S ribosomal protein L23, whose product MTTLNKNPRDILIRPIVSEKSYSLMDHGKYTFEVDPRANKTEIKIAVEQIFGVKVVSVNTINRKGKTRRTRFGMGKRKDVKRAIVTVGEGDALDVFSGHVG is encoded by the coding sequence GTGACCACTCTCAACAAGAACCCCCGTGACATCCTCATCCGACCCATCGTGTCGGAGAAGAGCTACTCGCTCATGGATCACGGCAAGTACACGTTCGAGGTCGACCCTCGCGCCAACAAGACCGAGATCAAGATCGCGGTCGAGCAGATCTTCGGCGTGAAGGTCGTGTCCGTGAACACCATCAACCGCAAGGGCAAGACGCGTCGCACCCGCTTCGGCATGGGCAAGCGCAAGGACGTCAAGCGCGCGATTGTCACCGTGGGCGAGGGCGACGCACTCGACGTCTTCTCCGGCCACGTGGGCTAG